A stretch of Vigna angularis cultivar LongXiaoDou No.4 chromosome 4, ASM1680809v1, whole genome shotgun sequence DNA encodes these proteins:
- the LOC108322289 gene encoding ribosome biogenesis regulatory protein homolog isoform X2: MTEMEIEGEKQHKFDVDLGHLMAFDSNHTFPSQPPLSRYPDALFTLPSTEDVDGPLVTLPTPLTKLPREKHLPKPKPPTKWEVFAKKKGIQNRKKDKIVYDEQCGTWKRRFGYDRANDEDAVPIIEAKETDDPAEDPFAKRKENKKKRIEKQDKNRLQNLKEAAKFGALPSHVQLAATALPITGTQAAPKKVTKDELGNVAGIAATATASGGKFDKKLPGEKPAKHKGKYRKFLPVVEGTGIGSLEREQTEKILNKIISKNSHNILNVEKAVTMHNVKKEKKRRSEKGKASPADNKLKPEKKSFKKGIFKKKGDFKKGKGKGK, encoded by the exons ATGACGGAGATGGAGATTGAGGGTGAGAAACAGCACAAGTTCGATGTGGACCTCGGGCACCTCATGGCTTTCGACTCCAATCACACTTTCCCCTCTCAACCACCTCTTTCCAGGTACCCAG ATGCTCTCTTCACCTTACCATCAACCGAAGATGTAGATGGTCCCCTTGTCACCTTGCCTACGCCACTAACTAAATTGCCAAGAGAAAAACAT CTTCCAAAACCTAAGCCTCCTACTAAATGGGAAGTTTTTGCCAAAAAGAAAG GCATACAGAATCGGAAAAAAGACAAGATTGTGTATGATGAACAATGTGGAACCTGGAAACGGAGATTTGGGTATGATCGTGCAAATGATGAAGACGCTGTACCTATCATTGAGGCAAAAGAAACTGATG ATCCAGCAGAGGATCCTtttgcaaaaagaaaagaaaataagaagaaaagaattgAAAAGCAGGATAAAAATCGACTACAGAACTTGAAAGAAGCTGCTAAATTTGGTGCTTTACCAAG cCATGTTCAGTTGGCAGCTACAGCTTTGCCTATAACAGGAACTCAGGCAGCGCCCAAGAAAGTTACAAAGGATGAACTAGGTAATGTAGCAGGAATCGCAGCAACTGCAACAGCCAGTGGTGGGAAATTTGACAAGAAATTGCCGGGTGAAAAGCCTGCAAAACATAAAGGAAAATATCGAAAG ttcCTGCCAGTGGTGGAAGGAACCGGGATAGGATCACTAGAGAGGGAGCAAACtgaaaaaatattgaacaaaaTCATCTCCAAGAATTCTCATAACATACTAAATGTTGAAAAG GCCGTCACAATGCACAATgtgaagaaagagaagaaacgAAGGAGCGAGAAAGGGAAGGCTTCACCAGCTGACAACAAATTGAAACCTGAGAAAAAGTCCTTTAAAAAGGGAATTTTCAAGAAAAAGGGAGATTTCAAGAAAGGAAAAGGGAAAGgaaaataa
- the LOC108322289 gene encoding ribosome biogenesis regulatory protein homolog isoform X1: protein MTEMEIEGEKQHKFDVDLGHLMAFDSNHTFPSQPPLSREEIVKQCLLKGTHLIQAIADALFTLPSTEDVDGPLVTLPTPLTKLPREKHLPKPKPPTKWEVFAKKKGIQNRKKDKIVYDEQCGTWKRRFGYDRANDEDAVPIIEAKETDDPAEDPFAKRKENKKKRIEKQDKNRLQNLKEAAKFGALPSHVQLAATALPITGTQAAPKKVTKDELGNVAGIAATATASGGKFDKKLPGEKPAKHKGKYRKFLPVVEGTGIGSLEREQTEKILNKIISKNSHNILNVEKAVTMHNVKKEKKRRSEKGKASPADNKLKPEKKSFKKGIFKKKGDFKKGKGKGK, encoded by the exons ATGACGGAGATGGAGATTGAGGGTGAGAAACAGCACAAGTTCGATGTGGACCTCGGGCACCTCATGGCTTTCGACTCCAATCACACTTTCCCCTCTCAACCACCTCTTTCCAG GGAGGAAATCGTCAAGCAGTGTTTGCTGAAAGGCACTCACTTGATTCAAGCGATCGCAGATGCTCTCTTCACCTTACCATCAACCGAAGATGTAGATGGTCCCCTTGTCACCTTGCCTACGCCACTAACTAAATTGCCAAGAGAAAAACAT CTTCCAAAACCTAAGCCTCCTACTAAATGGGAAGTTTTTGCCAAAAAGAAAG GCATACAGAATCGGAAAAAAGACAAGATTGTGTATGATGAACAATGTGGAACCTGGAAACGGAGATTTGGGTATGATCGTGCAAATGATGAAGACGCTGTACCTATCATTGAGGCAAAAGAAACTGATG ATCCAGCAGAGGATCCTtttgcaaaaagaaaagaaaataagaagaaaagaattgAAAAGCAGGATAAAAATCGACTACAGAACTTGAAAGAAGCTGCTAAATTTGGTGCTTTACCAAG cCATGTTCAGTTGGCAGCTACAGCTTTGCCTATAACAGGAACTCAGGCAGCGCCCAAGAAAGTTACAAAGGATGAACTAGGTAATGTAGCAGGAATCGCAGCAACTGCAACAGCCAGTGGTGGGAAATTTGACAAGAAATTGCCGGGTGAAAAGCCTGCAAAACATAAAGGAAAATATCGAAAG ttcCTGCCAGTGGTGGAAGGAACCGGGATAGGATCACTAGAGAGGGAGCAAACtgaaaaaatattgaacaaaaTCATCTCCAAGAATTCTCATAACATACTAAATGTTGAAAAG GCCGTCACAATGCACAATgtgaagaaagagaagaaacgAAGGAGCGAGAAAGGGAAGGCTTCACCAGCTGACAACAAATTGAAACCTGAGAAAAAGTCCTTTAAAAAGGGAATTTTCAAGAAAAAGGGAGATTTCAAGAAAGGAAAAGGGAAAGgaaaataa
- the LOC108322287 gene encoding two-component response regulator-like APRR5 isoform X2, translating into MGEVAGEKGVMQTQEEQSNNGSMVRWERFLPRMVLRVLLVEADDSTRQIIAALLRKCSYKVATACDGLKAWETLKNKASDIDLILTEVDLPSISGFSLLSLIMEHDVCKNIPVIMMSSHDSVSMVFRCMLKGAADFLIKPVRKNELRNLWQHVWRRHVMELGFAAENHAASNDSSGSVASTPKNNECSEKTSEIQDISQLKSSSNLSDIGTIKHDNSTKCERESDKHNDKAGAKSIFISEDEGSNKTFKPTGLRPGQGYDFGEMRNQDEVLRIELSKANPAISVDIRGSSDELEGPSTGAIDLIGTFKTLPESTDEKCSFSSGNVSKFDFDTQLELSIRRYFPGGSYKAVFEERQILNHSNASAFSRYGSSKLLQPLCPTPSTISAKLTNGLLMITSQLEMEMSSLLCFILNQMSIPYGLQNHCSRKRVLRFPLVLPPSLILKVSTQNIITALTMQPIIQFKM; encoded by the exons ATGGGTGAAGTGGCGGGTGAGAAGGGTGTGATGCAGACTCAGGAGGAACAGAGCAACAATGGCTCCATGGTTCGGTGGGAACGTTTTCTGCCTCGGATGGTGCTTCGGGTGTTGCTTGTGGAAGCTGATGATTCGACTCGACAGATCATTGCTGCGCTTCTCCGTAAATGCAGTTACAAAG TTGCCACAGCTTGTGATGGCCTAAAGGCATGGGAGACATTGAAGAACAAAGCATCTGACATAGATCTCATATTAACTGAAGTGGATTTGCCATCAATATCTGGATTTTCACTTCTTAGTTTAATCATGGAGCATGACGTTTGCAAAAACATTCCCGTCATAA TGATGTCTTCTCACGATTCAGTTAGCATGGTGTTCAGATGCATGTTAAAAGGTGCAGCTGATTTTCTTATAAAACCTGTTCGCAAGAATGAGTTAAGAAACTTGTGGCAGCATGTGTGGAGAAGGCATGTC ATGGAACTTGGTTTTGCTGCAGAAAATCATGCTGCTAGCAATGATTCTAGCGGTTCTGTGGCTTCTACACCAAAAAATAATGAATGCAGCGAGAAAACAAgtgagattcaa GATATTTCACAGCTGAAGAGTTCTTCAAATTTGAGCGATATTGGCACAATTAAGCATGACAACTCTACAAAATGTGAAAGGGAATCAGATAAGCATAATGACAAAGCTGGAG ccaaatcaatatttatatcaGAAGATGAAGGGTCCAACAAAACTTTTAAACCAACAGGCTTAAGGCCAGGTCAAGGATATGATTTTGGTGAAATGAGAAATCAGGATGAAGTTCTAAGAATAGAGTTGAGCAAAGCCAATCCTGCAATTAGTGTTGATATTCGTGGAAGCAGTGATGAATTGGAAGGTCCGTCTACTGGGGCCATTGACTTGATTGGTACATTCAAGACACTTCCAGAGAGCACTGATGAAAAATGTAGTTTCAGTAGTGGTAACGTTTCCAAGTTTGACTTTGATACACAACTGGAACTTTCTATAAGAAGATATTTTCCTGGAGGCTCGTACAAAGCTGTATTTGAGGAAAGGCAAATATTGAACCATTCAAATGCTTCTGCCTTTTCTAG GTATGGTAGTAGTAAATTGTTGCAGCCCCTTTGTCCAACACCATCAACTATCTCTGCAAAATTAACAAAC GGGTTACTTATGATCACAAGTCAACTGGAAATGGAAATGTCTTCCCTTCTATGCTTTATTCTCAATCAGATGTCCATACCATATGGACTCCAAAATCATTGTTCCAGAAAGAGAGTTCTCCGTTTCCCACTAGTACTTCCTCCCAGTCTAATCCTCAAAGTCTCAACTCAAAACATCATCACTGCTCTGACGATGCAACccataattcaattcaaaatgtaa
- the LOC108322258 gene encoding NDR1/HIN1-like protein 12, which translates to MSKDKHSNDPRRAACTAITIFLLLAGVTLLVLWLVYRPHKPRFTVIGAAIYGLNATTPPLMSTTMQFSVLIKNPNRRVSIYYDRLSAFVSYRNQAITPQVLLPPLHQGKHTAVSVSPVIGGTAVPVSVEVSNGLVVDEAYGVVGLRLIFQGKVRWKAGAIKTAHYGLYVKCDVLMGLKKGLVGPVPLLGVTPCDVDV; encoded by the coding sequence ATGTCGAAGGACAAACATTCCAATGATCCGAGACGCGCAGCATGCACGGCCATCACCATCTTCCTCCTCTTAGCAGGTGTTACTCTTCTCGTGCTCTGGCTGGTCTACCGTCCCCACAAGCCCCGCTTCACGGTGATCGGAGCCGCCATCTACGGCCTCAACGCCACCACCCCACCGCTCATGTCCACCACCATGCAATTTTCCGTCCTCATAAAGAACCCCAACAGGCGCGTCTCCATTTACTACGACAGGTTATCCGCCTTCGTCTCGTACAGGAACCAGGCCATAACGCCTCAGGTCCTGCTGCCGCCGCTGCACCAGGGCAAACACACCGCGGTGTCGGTGTCGCCGGTGATCGGAGGAACGGCGGTTCCGGTGTCGGTGGAGGTGTCAAACGGGTTGGTGGTGGACGAGGCTTATGGGGTGGTGGGTCTGAGGCTCATATTTCAAGGAAAGGTGAGGTGGAAAGCTGGTGCCATCAAAACTGCGCACTATGGACTGTATGTGAAGTGCGATGTGTTGATGGGTTTGAAGAAAGGTTTGGTGGGTCCGGTTCCTCTCCTCGGAGTTACACCCTGCGATGTCGACGTAtga
- the LOC108322287 gene encoding two-component response regulator-like APRR5 isoform X1 has protein sequence MGEVAGEKGVMQTQEEQSNNGSMVRWERFLPRMVLRVLLVEADDSTRQIIAALLRKCSYKVATACDGLKAWETLKNKASDIDLILTEVDLPSISGFSLLSLIMEHDVCKNIPVIMMSSHDSVSMVFRCMLKGAADFLIKPVRKNELRNLWQHVWRRHVMELGFAAENHAASNDSSGSVASTPKNNECSEKTSEIQDISQLKSSSNLSDIGTIKHDNSTKCERESDKHNDKAGAKSIFISEDEGSNKTFKPTGLRPGQGYDFGEMRNQDEVLRIELSKANPAISVDIRGSSDELEGPSTGAIDLIGTFKTLPESTDEKCSFSSGNVSKFDFDTQLELSIRRYFPGGSYKAVFEERQILNHSNASAFSRYGSSKLLQPLCPTPSTISAKLTNVSHDSQKSPKLFENATTSHQCGAKDQIKDKITTPDIGQSGQVDPKLPNSQVGFFPAAGVTYDHKSTGNGNVFPSMLYSQSDVHTIWTPKSLFQKESSPFPTSTSSQSNPQSLNSKHHHCSDDATHNSIQNVNHQSHLDFETQDSPAASETADTALYHDTTNHNCSGVYRSIGCTSDGNTTSAKVAKDNHESFTDIGHLSHDGYIGTDSHRTSQREAALTKFRLKRKDML, from the exons ATGGGTGAAGTGGCGGGTGAGAAGGGTGTGATGCAGACTCAGGAGGAACAGAGCAACAATGGCTCCATGGTTCGGTGGGAACGTTTTCTGCCTCGGATGGTGCTTCGGGTGTTGCTTGTGGAAGCTGATGATTCGACTCGACAGATCATTGCTGCGCTTCTCCGTAAATGCAGTTACAAAG TTGCCACAGCTTGTGATGGCCTAAAGGCATGGGAGACATTGAAGAACAAAGCATCTGACATAGATCTCATATTAACTGAAGTGGATTTGCCATCAATATCTGGATTTTCACTTCTTAGTTTAATCATGGAGCATGACGTTTGCAAAAACATTCCCGTCATAA TGATGTCTTCTCACGATTCAGTTAGCATGGTGTTCAGATGCATGTTAAAAGGTGCAGCTGATTTTCTTATAAAACCTGTTCGCAAGAATGAGTTAAGAAACTTGTGGCAGCATGTGTGGAGAAGGCATGTC ATGGAACTTGGTTTTGCTGCAGAAAATCATGCTGCTAGCAATGATTCTAGCGGTTCTGTGGCTTCTACACCAAAAAATAATGAATGCAGCGAGAAAACAAgtgagattcaa GATATTTCACAGCTGAAGAGTTCTTCAAATTTGAGCGATATTGGCACAATTAAGCATGACAACTCTACAAAATGTGAAAGGGAATCAGATAAGCATAATGACAAAGCTGGAG ccaaatcaatatttatatcaGAAGATGAAGGGTCCAACAAAACTTTTAAACCAACAGGCTTAAGGCCAGGTCAAGGATATGATTTTGGTGAAATGAGAAATCAGGATGAAGTTCTAAGAATAGAGTTGAGCAAAGCCAATCCTGCAATTAGTGTTGATATTCGTGGAAGCAGTGATGAATTGGAAGGTCCGTCTACTGGGGCCATTGACTTGATTGGTACATTCAAGACACTTCCAGAGAGCACTGATGAAAAATGTAGTTTCAGTAGTGGTAACGTTTCCAAGTTTGACTTTGATACACAACTGGAACTTTCTATAAGAAGATATTTTCCTGGAGGCTCGTACAAAGCTGTATTTGAGGAAAGGCAAATATTGAACCATTCAAATGCTTCTGCCTTTTCTAG GTATGGTAGTAGTAAATTGTTGCAGCCCCTTTGTCCAACACCATCAACTATCTCTGCAAAATTAACAAACGTTAGTCATGATTCTCAGAAATCTCCTAAGTTATTTGAAAACGCTACTACTTCTCATCAATGTGGTGCAAAAGATCAAATTAAGGATAAAATCACCACTCCAGATATTGGTCAATCTGGACAAGTTGATCCAAAATTACCGAACAGTCAAGTTGGATTCTTTCCTGCTGCAGGGGTTACTTATGATCACAAGTCAACTGGAAATGGAAATGTCTTCCCTTCTATGCTTTATTCTCAATCAGATGTCCATACCATATGGACTCCAAAATCATTGTTCCAGAAAGAGAGTTCTCCGTTTCCCACTAGTACTTCCTCCCAGTCTAATCCTCAAAGTCTCAACTCAAAACATCATCACTGCTCTGACGATGCAACccataattcaattcaaaatgtaaatcaccAAAGCCATTTGGATTTTGAGACACAGGACTCTCCTGCTGCTAGTGAGACTGCTGATACTGCCCTTTACCATGATACAACAAATCATAATTGTAGTGGTGTATACAGAAGCATAGGCTGCACAAGTGATGGAAATACTACTTCAGCCAAGGTAGCCAAGGACAACCACGAAAGTTTCACTGATATTGGTCACCTTAGTCATGATGGATACATAGGGACAGATTCTCATCGCACCAGCCAACGAGAAGCAGCTCTAACAAAGTTTCGACTTAAGCGGAAAGACATGCTATGA
- the LOC108322288 gene encoding pentatricopeptide repeat-containing protein At4g01400, mitochondrial: protein MQRVFVRSKTLISVTSNCIFFPPSLPFYLQNQQAFHSNSNRNTPFGSPTRVQKLIASQSDPLLAKEIFDVASRQPNFRHTYSTYLILILKLGRSKHFSLIDHLLRCIKSDSHPITPTLFTYLIRVYAEADLPDKALKTFYNILHFNCKPLPKHLNRILEILVSHRNYIRPAFILFKDAHRYGVEPNTKSYNILMRAFCLNRDISIAYSLFNKMFKRDVVPDIESYRILMQALCRKSQVNGAVDLLEDMLNKGFVPDSLTYTTLLNSLCRKKKLREAYKLLCRMKVKGCNPDIVHYNTVILGFCREGRAHDACKVITDMRANGCLPNLVSYRTLVSGLCDMGMLDEASQYVEEMFCKGFSPHFSVVHALVKGFCNVGRIEDACGVLTKSLEHGEAPHVDTWMVLMPVICEVDDGGKISGALEEVLMIEIKGHTRIVDAGIGLENYLIRKIRANSTRVF from the coding sequence ATGCAGAGGGTCTTTGTTCGGTCCAAAACCCTAATTTCGGTTACTTCCAATTGCATCTTCTTCCCTCCATCACTACCCTTTTACTTGCAAAATCAACAAGCTTTCCACAGCAACAGCAACAGGAACACCCCTTTCGGATCACCAACTCGAGTTCAGAAGCTGATAGCTTCGCAATCAGACCCTCTTTTGGCCAAGGAAATCTTCGATGTGGCCTCTCGCCAACCCAACTTCCGCCACACTTACTCAACCTATCTCATTCTCATCCTCAAGTTGGGTCGCTCCAAACACTTCTCTCTCATCGACCATCTCCTCCGCTGCATCAAATCCGATTCCCACCCCATCACCCCCACCCTCTTCACTTACTTGATCAGAGTCTACGCGGAAGCCGATTTGCCCGACAAAGCCCTCAAAACCTTCTACAACATTCTCCACTTCAATTGCAAGCCTTTGCCCAAACACCTTAACCGCATTCTCGAGATCCTCGTTTCCCACCGTAATTACATTCGTCCCGCCTTCATTCTCTTCAAGGATGCTCACAGGTATGGGGTGGAACCCAACACCAAGTCCTACAACATTCTCATGCGCGCGTTCTGTCTCAATCGGGACATTAGCATTGCCTACTCACTGTTCAACAAAATGTTCAAACGAGATGTTGTGCCGGATATCGAGTCTTACCGGATTTTGATGCAGGCCTTGTGTCGGAAGAGTCAAGTGAATGGTGCTGTTGATCTTTTGGAGGATATGCTCAACAAAGGGTTTGTTCCGGATTCTTTGACTTACACCACTTTGTTGAATAGTTTGTGTAGGAAGAAGAAGCTCAGGGAGGCTTACAAGCTTCTCTGTAGGATGAAGGTCAAAGGGTGCAATCCTGATATTGTTCATTATAATACTGTTATACTAGGGTTCTGTAGAGAAGGGCGCGCTCACGATGCTTGCAAGGTTATTACTGACATGCGGGCCAATGGGTGCTTGCCTAATCTTGTGTCCTATCGTACTTTGGTGAGTGGCTTGTGTGACATGGGAATGCTTGATGAGGCTAGTCAGTATGTCGAGGAGATGTTCTGCAAAGGTTTTTCTCCTCATTTTTCTGTTGTTCACGCCTTGGTGAAGGGGTTTTGTAATGTTGGTAGGATTGAGGATGCTTGTGGAGTTCTTACTAAGTCTCTTGAACATGGGGAAGCTCCTCATGTGGATACTTGGATGGTCTTAATGCCTGTAATATGTGAAGTGGATGATGGTGGGAAAATCAGTGGTGCTTTGGAGGAAGTTCTTATGATTGAAATAAAAGGACATACTAGAATTGTCGATGCTGGCATTGGTTTGGAGAACTACTTGATTAGGAAGATACGAGCCAACTCCACCAGAGTATTCTAA
- the LOC108322290 gene encoding RNA-binding protein CP33, chloroplastic, producing the protein MAPNTIFLLSFTSSSLPTPLFNHHLHTQFRSSRKPFVSFSKATTFSFTASAATVDKGRVVHGGQNAEEETFKQPRPTEVYICNLPRSCDVQHLLHMFNPHGTVLSAQVCRSEETGESRGSAYVTMASIDSAKKAIEALDASDVGGREVLVRFSAEMNPKRRRNLDTMNSLPMRTIYYEGPHKLYVGNLSKFTMPEDLRQLFGRFGNVTSVRVLQDTRQGKQRVYAFVSYLSERERNAALSLNGTVLCGRTLVIRERLKREE; encoded by the exons ATGGCTCCTAATACCATTTTCTTGCTCTCCTTCACATCTTCCTCCTTACCCACACCCTTATTCAACCACCATCTCCACACCCAATTCAGATCTTCCCGCAAACCATTCGTTTCCTTTTCCAAGGCTACGACTTTCTCCTTCACCGCCTCGGCGGCCACGGTGGATAAAGGAAGGGTCGTTCACGGAGGACAAAACGCGGAGGAAGAAACGTTCAAGCAACCAAGACCAACCGAAGTCTACATCTGCAACCTTCCAAGAAGCTGTGACGTACAACATCTACTTCATATGTTCAACCCTCATGGAACCGTACTCTCTGCTCAG GTTTGCCGCAGTGAGGAGactggtgagagtagagggagtgCTTATGTCACAATGGCATCTATTGACTCCGCAAAAAAGGCAATTGAGGCATTGGATGCATCG GATGTTGGTGGGCGCGAAGTGCTGGTTAGATTTTCAGCTGAGATGAATCCCAAGAGGAGGAGGAATCTTGACACGATGAATTCGTTACCCATGAGAACTATATACTATGAAGGTCCTCATAAGTTGTATGTTGGGAATCTTTCCAAGTTTACCATGCCTGAAGACCTGAGGCAGCTTTTTGGTAGATTTGGTAATGTGACCAGTGTAAGGGTGTTGCAAGATACGAGACAAGGAAAACAAAGGGTTTATGCGTTTGTCTCCTATCTTTCAGAGAGAGAACGAAATGCTGCACTATCTCTCAATGGAACG GTGCTTTGTGGTCGAACACTAGTGATTAGAGAGCGTTTAAAGAGAGAGGAATAA
- the LOC108322270 gene encoding protein CURVATURE THYLAKOID 1B, chloroplastic — MASTSSSTLSLSSSSTLADAKAPRQSPSSSPQCVTLPTLPPPPVQSQTRPGKTAAFCRRIARNVMGMATTREAPAAEVATTELAIAETPEIVKTIQEAWEKVEDKYAVSSLAVAGVVALWGSAGMISAIDRLPLIPGVLEVVGIGYTGWFAYKNLAFKPDREAFLRKVKETYNEILGSS; from the exons ATGGCTTCAACCTCCTCCTCCACCCTCTCTTTATCCTCTTCCTCCACCCTTGCTGACGCCAAGGCTCCAAGGCAATCGCCATCTTCTTCCCCACAATGTGTCACCCTTCCCACTCTTCCTCCACCGCCTGTTCAGTCTCAGACTCGTCCTGGGAAAACTGCTGCTTTCT GTCGCAGGATTGCTCGAAATGTTATGGGAATGGCTACCACAAGAGAGGCACCGGCAGCAGAAGTTGCCACGACTGAGCTTGCTATTGCTGAGACGCCAGAGATTGTGAAGACTATTCAAGAAGCT TGGGAGAAAGTCGAAGATAAATATGCAGTGAGTTCACTGGCCGTAGCTGGTGTGGTTGCATTGTGGGGCTCAGCGGGAATGATCTCA GCAATTGATAGGCTTCCTTTAATTCCTGGGGTTCTTGAGGTTGTAGGCATTGGCTACACTGGG TGGTTTGCTTACAAGAACTTAGCTTTCAAGCCAGACAG GGAAGCTTTTCTAAGAAAGGTAAAAGAAACATATAATGAAATACTTGGGAGCAGCTAA
- the LOC108322322 gene encoding anthranilate N-methyltransferase has protein sequence MAEMLESSRKAVNGREGYLKREEEEEDELAFCMEKTVAFVVPMALKTLSELRVFDILAKGGKLCAKEIAVEIGSKNPEAPAMLDRLLSLLVSHSLLSCSISQQEQHPQKFYTLSPASKYFVTDPQGASLGSSVKLLLDDIFLKSWGELKGAILEGGVAFDRAHGMHAFEYPRVDPRFNEVFNNGMIGLTTIIMKRILELYNGFEHVTRLVDVGGGYGVNLKLIKSKYPHIQAINFDLPHVVENAPLHSGVEHVGGDMFESVPSGDAIFMKWVLHDWSDEHCVKLLKNCYKGIPDDGKVIVVDSIVSMVPETSVTAKGALGSDLIMMTQNPGGKERTRQQIIELAEASGFSGIRFICSVCGNWVMEFY, from the exons ATGGCTGAAATGTTAGAATCAAGTAGAAAAGCTGTGAATGGGAGAGAGGGGTATCTTaaaagggaagaagaagaagaagatgagttgGCGTTTTGCATGGAAAAGACGGTTGCTTTTGTGGTTCCAATGGCTTTGAAAACATTGTCTGAGCTGAGGGTGTTTGATATCTTAGCCAAAGGTGGCAAACTCTGTGCGAAGGAGATCGCAGTTGAGATAGGAAGCAAGAACCCTGAAGCTCCTGCAATGTTGGATCGTCTTCTTAGCCTTTTGGTGAGTCACTCTCTGCTATCTTGTTCTATCTCTCAACAAGAACAACACCCTCAGAAGTTCTACACCCTCTCTCCTGCTTCCAAATATTTTGTCACTGATCCTCAAGGTGCATCATTGGGATCCTCCGTCAAATTACTTCTGGATGACATCTTCTTGAAAAGCTG GGGCGAACTGAAAGGAGCAATCCTAGAAGGGGGTGTGGCATTCGACAGGGCCCATGGCATGCATGCCTTCGAATATCCACGTGTGGATCCCAGGTTTAACGAGGTTTTCAACAACGGTATGATAGGCCTCACCACTATAATTATGAAGAGGATTCTTGAGTTATACAACGGTTTTGAGCATGTCACCAGGCTCGTCGACGTTGGTGGAGGTTATGGAGTCAACCTCAAATTGATCAAATCCAAATACCCTCACATTCAGGCTATTAATTTTGACTTGCCTCATGTGGTGGAAAATGCCCCTCTCCATTCAG GTGTGGAGCATGTGGGAGGAGACATGTTTGAAAGCGTTCCTTCAGGAGATGCCATTTTTATGAAG TGGGTACTTCATGATTGGAGTGATGAACATTGCGTGAAGCTGTTGAAGAATTGCTACAAAGGGATTCCTGATGATGGAAAGGTTATTGTGGTGGACTCAATTGTGTCGATGGTGCCGGAGACAAGTGTTACTGCTAAGGGTGCTTTGGGATCTGATCTCATAATGATGACTCAAAACCCAGGAGGGAAAGAGCGAACACGTCAACAAATCATAGAATTGGCAGAAGCATCTGGGTTTAGTGGGATCAGATTCATATGCTCTGTATGTGGCAACTGGGTTATGGAATTCTACTAG